The nucleotide window GTATTATGAAGCTTCCGGCATTGGCTCGGGCGATTCGAAAAGAGCGATTCGTAGAATTGAACGGAGGTTGTTACAATTAGCGGCGCGTCCCAATTCTCGGCGGCCAAGCGGCTAGCAAGGCTTTGGTCCTCTACGTTCAAATTACTATGGTGCTCAACAACCACGTCGGGCAAGCCTAACTCTTCTAACGGAGCGAACACCCGGCGGAAGACATCGGCGTTTTGCTCAATGATGGTTGTAAATGGGGCCACGTAAATAATTCTCCGGAGCTTGTAAATTGCTGCATGACGAAGGGCAAAGGCCAAAGAAGAGAGCGTTTTTCCTCCGCCCGTCGGCACTGTCAGCGAGAAAAAACCCGGCTCTTTTTCGGCTGCAGCTACGCATGCTTCTCGTATCATGTTTCTTTGCCTGTCCACCGCCGTGGCAGCGGGAAGCTGCGAGACAAAACGTTCCAGAGCGTGCTCCATACGTGCTAAAACATCTTCAGGCCACAGCGTTCGCGACATGCGTTGGTCTCGGTTGAGGAATGCCTCCGTGTCCAGGAAATCCGCATCTACAAGGCACGAAAAGAGCATGCGAACGAAGAAGGCCAACGAAAAGGCAGCTCCTTTGGGATCCACGT belongs to Thermoanaerobaculum aquaticum and includes:
- a CDS encoding DEAD/DEAH box helicase family protein, with translation MAFFVRMLFSCLVDADFLDTEAFLNRDQRMSRTLWPEDVLARMEHALERFVSQLPAATAVDRQRNMIREACVAAAEKEPGFFSLTVPTGGGKTLSSLAFALRHAAIYKLRRIIYVAPFTTIIEQNADVFRRVFAPLEELGLPDVVVEHHSNLNVEDQSLASRLAAENWDAPLIVTTSVQFYESLFSNRPSQCRKLHNT